From a region of the Carettochelys insculpta isolate YL-2023 chromosome 29, ASM3395843v1, whole genome shotgun sequence genome:
- the LOC142003282 gene encoding uncharacterized protein LOC142003282, with protein MELQVPDLSKGERQASVAGTEDAAPFRASPSTGVELVRGVWHKDPPAGMEEAAPGGSARVEAAVPSCGIDAEPARRTDPPGRWPFKCSECGKSFRQSATLTRHQLLHASERPYVCTTCSKGFCDRTALATHQRVHTGERPFPCLACGKAFTGSTALLVHQRVHTGERPYRCGECGQSFRQSAHLAQHRQGAHTSQRPHTCAHCGKSFGLRSTLARHLQTHSAERPHACPDCPRRFRQRAHLLRHQLAHTGERPFPCPVCGKAFALSATLLRHQLVHTGERPYRCGECGRSYRQSSYLRQHQQSAHAGQRPHACPDCGRAFANRANLLRHQRGHTGIRPHACTECGRCFAQLAHLREHGRTHSGEQPFCCSQCGQAFGHRSALAAHQRTHSGERPYPCAQCGCHFAQLASLVEHCRRHTGEKPHECPHCRRCFRHRSALLRHQRSHAGERPFRCGECGRSYTRSSNLLLHQRVHAAQ; from the exons ATGGAGCTGCAAGTCCCAGATCTCAGCAAAG GTGAGAGGCAGGCAAgcgtggctgggacagaggatgCAGCACCCTTCAGGGCCAGCCCCAGCACGGGGGTGGAGCTGGTGAGGGGAGTGTGGCACAAAGAcccacctgcagggatggaggagGCTGCGCCAGGAGGCAGTGCCAGGGTGGAGGCGGCTGTGCCAAGCTGTGGCATTGATGCAGAGCCAGCCCGGCGCACAGACCCCCCAGGCAGGTGGCCCTTTAAATGCAGCGAGTGTGGGAAGAGCTTCCGGCAAAGTGCCACACTGACAAGGCACCAGCTCCTGCACGCGAGCGAGCGGCCCTATGTCTGCACCACCTGCAGCAAAGGCTTTTGTGACCGTACAGCGCTGGCCACGCACCAGAGGGTGCACACGGGCGagcgccccttcccctgcctggcaTGCGGCAAAGCCTTCACCGGCAGCACAGCACTGCTTGTGCATCAGCGTGTGCACACTGGTGAGCGTCCCTACCGCTGCGGAGAGTGCGGGCAGAGCTTCCGGCAGAGTGCCCACCTGGCACAGCACCGGCAGGGTGCCCACACCAGCCAGCGCCCCCACACCTGTGCTCACTGCGGCAAGAGCTTTGGACTGCGCTCCACGCTGGCACGACACCTGCAGACCCACAGTGCCGAACGCCCCCATGCCTGCCCTGACTGCCCCCGCCGCTTCCGCCAGCGAGCGCACCTGCTCCGACACCAGCTGGCACACACTGGCGAAcggcccttcccctgcccagtcTGTGGCAAAGCCTTTGCCCTGAGTGCCACGCTGCTGCGGCATCAGCTGGTGCACACGGGGGAGCGCCCCTACCGCTGTGGGGAGTGCGGGCGCAGCTACAGGCAGAGCTCCTACCTGCGCCAACACCAGCAGAGTGCCCATGCTGGCCAGCGCCCTCATGCCTGCCCTGACTGCGGACGAGCCTTTGCCAACCGGGCCAACCTCCTGCGGCACCAGCGGGGCCACACAGGCATCCGACCCCATGCCTGTACTGAGTGCGGGCGGTGCTTTGCCCAGCTGGCACACCTGCGGGAGCACGGGCGCACGCACAGTGGGGAGCAGCCCTTCTGCTGCAGCCAGTGTGGCCAGGCCTTTGGGCACCGCTCAGCTCTGGCTGCACACCAGCGCACGCACAGCGGGGAGCGCCCCTACCCCTGCGCCCAGTGTGGCTGTCATTTTGCACAGCTGGCCAGCCTGGTAGAGCACTGCCGGCGGCACACGGGCGAGAAACCTCACGAGTGCCCCCACTGCAGGCGCTGCTTCCGGCACCGCTCAGCCCTGCTCCGCCACCAGCGGTCCCATGCAGGGGAGCGCCCCTTCCGCTGCGGGGAGTGTGGACGCAGCTACACCCGCagctccaacctcctgctgcaccAGCGGGTGCATGCCGCTCAGTGA